One window of the Arthrobacter sp. D5-1 genome contains the following:
- a CDS encoding Gfo/Idh/MocA family oxidoreductase, with product MKIIQVGLGAWGASWLNVIHHSKSWELAGVVDVNPDAARAAGEQYGIPAYATIDEALGHKDTFDAALVIVPPEYHAAVAIPALEAGVHTLTEKPLAHSLEDGIRIITAAEKSGKQAMVSQNYRFKRAARTVQRLIRDGVIGDLEHVFIDYKKNPPFEGFRLEMDEPLIVDAMIHHLDQLRGIVGVEPTAVRARSWNTGTSRFKGNASAVVQFDCDNGARVVYTGSWSSYGPQTSWDGDWEIQGSKGTITWKNNEVTINFASLFDTVFLAGAVERSGVMHVDLDPLPVEERLGTLEAFRDAIQTGNKAETDVTDNIQSLQLVMATTDSARQDGAPITLKTNAELFGSH from the coding sequence ATGAAGATCATTCAAGTAGGCCTCGGCGCCTGGGGCGCCTCATGGCTGAACGTGATTCACCACAGCAAGAGTTGGGAGCTGGCCGGCGTTGTCGACGTCAACCCCGACGCTGCGAGGGCCGCGGGTGAACAATACGGAATCCCTGCCTACGCCACCATCGACGAGGCGCTGGGACACAAGGACACGTTCGACGCTGCCTTGGTCATTGTTCCACCCGAGTACCACGCAGCGGTGGCCATCCCAGCTCTGGAAGCAGGGGTGCACACACTCACTGAGAAGCCCCTCGCCCACAGCCTTGAAGACGGCATTCGCATCATTACAGCGGCAGAGAAGTCCGGCAAACAAGCCATGGTTTCACAGAACTACCGTTTCAAGCGCGCCGCCCGCACTGTTCAGCGCCTCATCCGCGACGGAGTCATCGGAGACCTCGAGCACGTCTTCATCGACTACAAGAAGAACCCGCCGTTCGAAGGGTTCCGGTTGGAAATGGATGAACCACTGATCGTGGATGCCATGATCCATCACCTTGACCAGCTCCGCGGCATCGTTGGTGTCGAACCCACCGCCGTGCGTGCGCGCTCTTGGAACACTGGCACCTCCAGATTCAAGGGCAACGCCTCCGCCGTGGTGCAGTTCGACTGCGACAACGGGGCCCGCGTCGTCTACACGGGATCGTGGAGCTCATACGGTCCGCAGACCAGCTGGGACGGCGACTGGGAAATCCAAGGCAGCAAGGGCACCATCACCTGGAAGAACAACGAAGTCACCATCAACTTCGCCTCACTGTTTGACACCGTCTTCCTTGCCGGCGCGGTGGAACGCTCCGGCGTCATGCACGTCGATTTGGACCCGTTGCCGGTGGAGGAACGCTTGGGGACCCTCGAAGCGTTCCGCGACGCCATCCAAACCGGAAACAAGGCTGAGACGGATGTCACCGACAACATTCAGAGCTTGCAACTCGTCATGGCCACCACCGACTCCGCCCGCCAAGACGGCGCGCCCATCACCTTGAAGACCAACGCCGAACTCTTCGGCAGCCACTAG
- a CDS encoding sugar ABC transporter ATP-binding protein, which translates to MIGTPGRASSIVEARNLVKLFPGVVALSGMDFELHAGEVHCVCGENGAGKSTLIKTLSGFYTPDEGGVYVDGELMPSSTAASKAAGIATIYQEHNLVPDLSVAENVLLGNWGGRKGILSRRDIRKRARKALDQVAPHLNLDTPAMALSTVDGQMVEIARAIAQDARVIIMDEPTTALTEQDVEKLYKLVNELRDKGLAIMYVSHKLEEVFTLADRITVIREGKTVASSVPADELDARSVVQLMVGRDVDLYEHIPRERGELVLEAQGLSLAGAFEDVNLQLHAGEIVGLAGLVGAGRTEVARCIYGADKADAGTVQVSGRKLKLHGASAGIAAGIALVPEERKLQGIIPMLSIRENTTLTLLKQISKWGVLRRGYEKKMVTSYIKELDVRTPSAETPIQSLSGGNQQKVIIARCLASNPKVLILDEPTKGIDIGAKAEIHRLIEQLARRGVAVLVISSELPELLELSDRVMVMRSGRVVAELDKAQATKENVIAYAAA; encoded by the coding sequence GTGATTGGGACGCCCGGACGCGCTTCATCAATCGTTGAAGCACGAAATCTCGTAAAACTGTTTCCGGGCGTCGTGGCCCTCTCCGGCATGGACTTTGAGCTTCATGCCGGAGAGGTGCACTGCGTCTGTGGTGAAAACGGAGCCGGAAAATCGACGCTGATCAAGACCCTCAGCGGGTTCTATACTCCCGACGAAGGCGGCGTTTACGTGGACGGCGAACTCATGCCCTCCAGCACCGCGGCTTCCAAAGCCGCCGGGATCGCCACCATCTATCAGGAACACAATCTGGTCCCGGACCTGTCGGTCGCCGAAAACGTCCTTCTGGGAAACTGGGGCGGACGCAAGGGCATCCTCTCCCGTCGCGATATCCGCAAGCGGGCAAGGAAGGCCCTGGACCAGGTTGCACCCCACCTCAACCTCGACACCCCTGCGATGGCGCTCTCAACGGTGGACGGACAGATGGTGGAAATCGCGCGTGCCATAGCCCAGGACGCAAGAGTGATCATCATGGATGAGCCAACCACTGCCCTGACCGAGCAGGACGTGGAGAAACTGTACAAGCTCGTCAACGAACTCCGGGACAAGGGCCTGGCGATCATGTACGTTTCGCACAAACTGGAAGAAGTCTTCACCCTGGCCGACCGGATAACCGTAATCCGCGAGGGCAAAACCGTGGCCTCATCCGTCCCTGCAGATGAGCTCGATGCCCGTTCCGTTGTGCAGCTGATGGTGGGCAGGGATGTTGACCTTTACGAGCACATTCCCCGCGAACGCGGTGAACTTGTGCTTGAGGCTCAGGGTCTAAGCCTTGCCGGTGCCTTTGAGGACGTGAACCTCCAGCTGCACGCCGGTGAAATCGTCGGACTGGCAGGACTGGTCGGTGCCGGCCGAACCGAGGTAGCCCGGTGCATCTACGGGGCCGACAAAGCCGACGCCGGCACTGTGCAAGTAAGTGGCCGGAAACTCAAGCTCCACGGCGCATCTGCCGGCATTGCCGCAGGCATTGCACTTGTCCCGGAAGAGCGAAAGCTGCAGGGCATCATTCCCATGCTGTCCATCCGCGAGAACACTACCCTTACCCTGCTGAAGCAGATCAGCAAGTGGGGCGTACTGCGGCGTGGCTACGAAAAGAAGATGGTGACCAGCTACATTAAGGAACTCGATGTCAGGACCCCATCCGCGGAAACCCCCATCCAGTCCCTGTCCGGCGGCAACCAGCAAAAGGTCATCATCGCACGCTGTCTGGCGAGCAATCCCAAGGTCCTCATTTTGGACGAGCCAACAAAGGGCATCGACATCGGCGCGAAGGCGGAGATCCATCGCCTCATCGAGCAGCTGGCCCGCAGAGGCGTCGCCGTACTCGTGATCTCCAGCGAACTCCCCGAGCTGCTGGAGCTCTCCGACAGAGTGATGGTCATGCGGTCCGGCCGGGTAGTGGCCGAGCTGGATAAGGCACAAGCAACCAAAGAAAACGTCATCGCTTATGCCGCGGCGTAA
- a CDS encoding sugar phosphate isomerase/epimerase family protein — MPDQQTRPFTLFTGQWADLPFEEVARLASGWGYDGLEIAVSGDHLDAWRWDEPGYVESKLAVLEKYNLKVWAISNHLKGQAVCDDPIDFRHEAIVGSRVWGDGEPEGVRQRAAEEMKHTARLARALGVDTVVGFTGSSIWQYVAMFPPVPEKVIEAGYQDFADRWNPILDVFDENGVRFAHEVHPSEIAYDYWTTVRTLEVIGHREAFGLNWDPSHFMWQGIDPVSFIWDFKDRIYHVDCKDTKLRPTGRNTVMGSHLPWGDPRRGWDFVSAGRGDVPWESSFRALTAIGYNGPISVEWEDAGMDRLHGAPEALAALKKFDFPASQTSFDAAFSSKG; from the coding sequence ATGCCCGATCAACAGACCCGGCCGTTCACCTTGTTTACCGGCCAGTGGGCCGACCTCCCCTTCGAGGAAGTCGCTCGCCTTGCCTCGGGCTGGGGCTATGACGGCCTGGAAATCGCCGTCTCCGGAGACCACCTGGACGCCTGGCGCTGGGACGAACCCGGCTACGTCGAATCCAAACTTGCCGTCCTAGAGAAGTACAACCTGAAGGTCTGGGCCATCTCCAACCACCTCAAAGGCCAGGCCGTCTGCGATGACCCCATCGACTTCCGCCACGAAGCCATCGTCGGCTCACGCGTCTGGGGCGACGGGGAGCCCGAAGGCGTCCGCCAACGCGCCGCCGAAGAAATGAAGCACACCGCCCGCCTCGCCCGCGCCCTGGGGGTGGACACCGTCGTGGGGTTCACCGGTTCTTCCATCTGGCAATACGTGGCCATGTTCCCGCCCGTCCCCGAAAAAGTCATCGAGGCCGGCTACCAGGACTTCGCCGACCGCTGGAACCCCATCCTGGACGTCTTCGACGAAAACGGGGTCCGCTTCGCCCACGAAGTCCACCCGAGTGAGATCGCCTACGACTACTGGACCACCGTCCGGACCCTCGAAGTGATCGGCCACCGGGAAGCGTTCGGCCTGAACTGGGACCCCTCCCACTTCATGTGGCAAGGCATCGACCCCGTGTCCTTCATCTGGGACTTCAAGGATCGGATCTACCACGTGGACTGCAAAGACACCAAGCTCCGCCCCACCGGCCGGAACACCGTCATGGGCTCCCACCTGCCCTGGGGCGACCCCCGCCGCGGCTGGGACTTCGTCTCCGCCGGACGCGGCGATGTGCCCTGGGAATCGTCCTTCCGCGCCCTCACCGCGATCGGCTACAACGGCCCCATCTCCGTGGAATGGGAGGACGCAGGAATGGACCGACTCCATGGGGCACCCGAAGCCCTGGCCGCACTGAAGAAGTTCGACTTCCCGGCGTCGCAGACCTCCTTCGACGCCGCCTTCAGCAGCAAGGGCTAA
- a CDS encoding sugar phosphate isomerase/epimerase family protein — protein sequence MSRFKYSYNAIVYYQEDIAKGIDRVARYGYDAIELVGEPATHNVDEINKLTSDAGIDVSSICSIWFGEERDLINPSAANRQKALDYGKSVADFAAAVGAPTIIVGPSPVGKTEALASDEQEWEWAVENVRTLGEYAASVGINITLEPWNRYETHFLNRLDRAVELLDATGLKNAGVHGDLFHMNIEEDSIHGAFARAGGKVNHVHLADSNRAAPGVGHIDFRPTLQTLKDINFDGYLTFELLPAASNPFAMMARGGHLEFLDPYTEKAINEMKKLEQELWPHE from the coding sequence ATGTCCCGCTTCAAGTATTCCTACAACGCCATCGTCTACTACCAGGAAGACATCGCCAAAGGCATTGACCGCGTCGCCCGTTACGGCTACGACGCCATCGAACTGGTCGGAGAACCGGCAACGCACAACGTCGACGAGATCAACAAACTGACCAGCGACGCCGGTATCGACGTCAGTTCCATCTGCAGCATCTGGTTTGGAGAGGAACGCGACCTGATCAACCCCAGCGCCGCCAACCGGCAGAAGGCCTTGGACTACGGCAAGTCGGTAGCCGACTTCGCCGCCGCCGTCGGAGCTCCGACCATCATCGTCGGGCCATCCCCGGTGGGCAAGACCGAAGCCCTGGCGAGCGATGAACAGGAATGGGAATGGGCGGTCGAGAATGTCCGCACACTTGGCGAATATGCGGCGAGCGTCGGCATCAACATCACCCTCGAACCGTGGAACCGCTACGAGACGCATTTCCTGAACCGGCTCGACCGGGCTGTGGAACTTCTGGACGCTACCGGTCTGAAGAACGCCGGTGTGCACGGCGATCTCTTCCACATGAATATCGAAGAAGACAGCATCCACGGAGCGTTCGCCCGTGCTGGCGGCAAAGTCAACCACGTCCACCTCGCCGACTCAAACCGAGCTGCCCCCGGCGTAGGACACATCGACTTCCGTCCGACACTGCAGACGCTGAAGGACATCAACTTCGACGGCTACCTGACCTTCGAACTCCTGCCCGCCGCGTCGAACCCCTTCGCCATGATGGCTCGTGGCGGCCACCTGGAGTTCCTGGACCCCTACACCGAAAAGGCCATCAACGAAATGAAGAAGCTGGAACAGGAGCTTTGGCCCCATGAGTAA
- a CDS encoding sugar phosphate isomerase/epimerase family protein, whose protein sequence is MSKYEFGVSTFILVSPFTDRDVDQFDVAKEMGYDLIEVCIEDPAVVSAEALKEASERTGLPVSICGAFGPDRDVSHENPQKRRQGIDYLKLCVDIAQAVGSPHVAGPMYSATGKARLLPPEERRQQRQWAADSLREVADYASERGVTLAIEPLNRFETDLVNTVEQGLELCGLIGRDNVGLMLDTFHMNIEEKSIAAAITSAGDKVFHFQVSENDRGTPGSGHVPWSETFDALKTIDYQGSIVVESFLPTVEEIAKAVSLWRPVAPSMDALARDGLTFLRRELP, encoded by the coding sequence ATGAGTAAATACGAATTCGGGGTCAGCACCTTCATCCTGGTCTCCCCGTTCACCGACCGCGACGTTGATCAGTTCGACGTCGCCAAGGAGATGGGCTACGACCTGATCGAGGTCTGTATTGAGGACCCTGCCGTCGTCAGTGCGGAAGCACTGAAGGAAGCCTCGGAACGGACCGGACTGCCCGTATCCATCTGCGGGGCGTTCGGACCGGACCGCGACGTCTCGCACGAAAACCCGCAGAAGCGTCGGCAGGGAATTGACTACCTGAAACTCTGCGTTGACATCGCCCAAGCCGTCGGTTCCCCCCACGTTGCCGGCCCTATGTACTCAGCCACCGGCAAAGCCCGGCTGCTTCCCCCCGAAGAACGCCGGCAGCAGCGCCAGTGGGCGGCCGACAGTCTGCGTGAAGTAGCGGACTACGCTTCCGAACGCGGCGTCACGTTGGCCATAGAACCGCTCAATCGCTTCGAAACGGATCTGGTCAACACTGTGGAGCAGGGTCTGGAACTTTGCGGTCTGATCGGCCGGGATAACGTAGGCCTGATGCTCGACACGTTCCATATGAACATCGAAGAGAAGAGCATCGCGGCGGCCATCACCTCTGCCGGTGACAAGGTCTTCCACTTCCAAGTGTCAGAGAACGATCGCGGAACGCCCGGCAGCGGTCACGTGCCGTGGTCCGAGACCTTTGACGCGCTGAAAACGATCGATTACCAAGGTTCCATTGTTGTCGAATCGTTCCTCCCCACTGTCGAGGAAATCGCCAAGGCCGTTTCGCTCTGGCGGCCGGTGGCACCGTCCATGGATGCGCTGGCCAGAGATGGACTCACGTTCCTGAGGAGGGAACTGCCGTGA
- a CDS encoding ABC transporter ATP-binding protein, with amino-acid sequence MPSSSEPIVDAVHLVKVFGRTRALDGLDLRVGYGEVHGFLGPNGAGKSTTLRVLLGLMRPTAGTAHVFGLDPWQDPVRAHRDIAYVPGDVSLWPNLSGGEVIDLLTSLRGGVNERLRRDLIEEFELDPRRKARTYSKGNRQKVSLIAAFARPARLYLLDEPSAGLDPVMESVFRRQVQRVISEGATVLLSSHILSEVEQLCEKVTIIRSGRTVESGTLAGLRHLKHTHFRVEATEPELFHSLPGVQNLLVDGGVVEFDVDPADLSPLLQAVAAAGLSGLTVSPPSLESLFLSHYSGANGQVR; translated from the coding sequence ATGCCATCATCGTCAGAACCAATCGTCGACGCCGTGCATCTCGTTAAAGTTTTCGGCAGGACCCGCGCCCTTGACGGGCTGGACCTGCGGGTTGGGTACGGGGAAGTCCACGGCTTCCTGGGCCCCAACGGGGCCGGCAAATCGACAACGTTGCGTGTCCTCCTGGGCTTGATGCGTCCCACCGCAGGAACGGCCCACGTTTTCGGACTCGACCCCTGGCAAGACCCCGTCCGCGCCCACCGGGACATCGCCTACGTGCCGGGGGATGTGAGCTTGTGGCCTAACCTTTCCGGCGGCGAAGTCATCGATCTGCTGACGAGCCTGCGGGGCGGTGTCAATGAACGGCTCCGCCGGGACTTGATCGAAGAATTTGAATTGGATCCGCGTCGTAAGGCCAGGACATATTCGAAGGGAAACCGCCAAAAAGTGTCCCTGATTGCTGCGTTCGCGCGGCCGGCACGACTGTATTTGCTCGATGAGCCCAGCGCGGGTTTGGATCCCGTCATGGAGTCGGTCTTCCGTCGGCAGGTTCAGCGCGTCATTTCGGAGGGCGCCACAGTGCTGCTGTCCAGCCACATCCTCAGCGAGGTTGAACAGCTCTGTGAAAAAGTGACCATCATTCGCTCGGGACGCACCGTGGAATCAGGAACCCTGGCCGGATTGCGTCACCTGAAACACACCCATTTCAGGGTCGAAGCCACCGAACCTGAACTGTTTCACTCCTTGCCCGGCGTGCAGAACCTCTTAGTCGACGGCGGCGTGGTTGAGTTCGACGTCGACCCGGCCGACCTTTCGCCGTTGCTGCAGGCCGTAGCAGCGGCCGGACTCAGCGGTTTGACCGTGTCTCCACCATCGCTGGAGTCCCTTTTCCTCAGCCACTACAGCGGCGCGAACGGCCAGGTTCGCTGA
- a CDS encoding polyketide antibiotic transporter translates to MSGVTGLLLVQARRERVLLPVWILSIAFLGFIIANAVATEFGDEAARTAIITVAGASPAFLFVRGLPDGTTVGAVVFFQGYAFTAVLAGLMSTFLVIRHTRTDEELGRAELIGSVPVRRAAPITATLILGGTANLLLAVSVGAGYVAAGLPLSGAITAGAAVGAVGAFFVAISGLVAQIMPSGRAANGAAAALVGGAYFVRGVGDAFGTPSADLTQVTSGWFSWFSPIGWGQRSRPFSVADPIPLLGLVAVSLLLALAVIWLRSKRDLGESLLAERAGRERAATGASSLLGLAWHQQRFILLGWCLFSGLLGGMAGGLGPVVTNVIGGNQSLRELIFRLVPGGRGEIIDVFTTALLGIAGVLAAAAGIQVVLRLRAEEAEGRAELLLAAPRSPARWLGANLLLATVSTVMVAAVAGTAAAAGLAVSGVASGPPGLLIGAALAHVPAAVVFIAATAVAFSVIPRASIALGWGFLAVGLVLGQFGELMRLPAWLQDLSPFRHTAAMPVEAFEPLAALTMTGIALAGAGLAGFLLSKRDLAA, encoded by the coding sequence ATGTCCGGAGTGACGGGACTTCTGCTGGTGCAGGCGCGCAGGGAACGGGTGCTGTTGCCGGTGTGGATCCTGAGCATTGCCTTTCTTGGCTTCATCATCGCCAATGCCGTGGCCACCGAATTTGGCGATGAAGCAGCCCGGACAGCCATCATCACTGTTGCCGGGGCAAGCCCTGCGTTCCTGTTCGTCCGGGGACTTCCCGACGGGACCACAGTCGGGGCAGTCGTGTTCTTTCAAGGCTATGCGTTCACCGCTGTCCTCGCAGGGTTGATGAGCACCTTCCTGGTCATCCGACACACCCGCACGGATGAAGAACTCGGACGAGCGGAACTGATCGGCTCCGTCCCGGTCCGCCGGGCCGCACCCATCACGGCAACCCTTATCCTTGGAGGCACGGCGAACCTGCTTCTGGCAGTCTCCGTGGGGGCCGGTTACGTTGCCGCAGGGTTGCCCTTGTCCGGCGCGATCACTGCCGGGGCGGCAGTCGGCGCGGTGGGCGCGTTCTTCGTAGCAATCAGTGGACTCGTCGCACAGATCATGCCCTCAGGCCGGGCAGCCAACGGCGCAGCTGCCGCCTTGGTCGGCGGGGCGTATTTCGTGCGGGGCGTCGGCGACGCTTTCGGTACCCCGTCCGCTGACCTGACCCAGGTGACCAGTGGATGGTTTTCGTGGTTCTCCCCCATCGGCTGGGGACAACGTTCCCGGCCGTTCTCGGTGGCTGATCCCATCCCGCTGCTGGGATTGGTTGCGGTGAGCCTTCTTCTGGCGCTGGCCGTCATCTGGCTCAGGAGCAAAAGAGATCTGGGAGAAAGTCTGCTGGCCGAACGCGCCGGACGGGAGCGGGCCGCGACCGGGGCCTCTTCTTTGCTCGGCTTGGCATGGCACCAACAACGATTCATCTTGCTGGGCTGGTGTCTCTTCTCGGGCCTGCTTGGCGGCATGGCCGGTGGGCTGGGGCCCGTGGTCACCAACGTCATCGGCGGGAATCAGTCGCTTCGCGAGCTGATTTTCCGGCTCGTTCCCGGCGGCCGGGGAGAAATCATCGACGTTTTCACCACCGCACTGCTGGGCATCGCGGGTGTCCTCGCCGCTGCCGCAGGCATACAGGTGGTACTGCGGCTCCGCGCGGAAGAAGCGGAAGGGCGCGCTGAACTGCTCCTGGCGGCGCCGCGTTCCCCGGCACGCTGGCTCGGTGCGAACCTGCTCCTCGCTACCGTCTCTACTGTGATGGTGGCTGCGGTTGCGGGAACCGCAGCCGCCGCAGGTCTTGCCGTGTCGGGCGTGGCAAGCGGACCTCCTGGATTGCTGATCGGCGCCGCCTTGGCTCACGTACCGGCCGCCGTCGTTTTCATTGCCGCTACGGCCGTGGCCTTCTCTGTTATCCCGCGGGCGAGCATCGCCTTAGGGTGGGGGTTTCTGGCCGTCGGGCTGGTTTTGGGGCAATTCGGCGAACTGATGCGCCTGCCCGCCTGGCTCCAGGACCTTAGCCCGTTCCGCCACACGGCGGCGATGCCCGTCGAAGCCTTCGAGCCCCTGGCTGCCCTCACCATGACCGGCATTGCCCTGGCTGGAGCCGGACTAGCCGGCTTTCTGCTCAGCAAGCGAGACCTCGCAGCATGA
- a CDS encoding ABC transporter permease, which produces MQPQTATGSSGPVSGKAGPGKSHDDSRSRLSGIGDFIGAQGLLVVVLLFGVLLTFLSPVFLTTVNLVNLFYQCTILGVFAIGMTFVILTGGIDVSVGSTAALSSVLSMGVIVNMDMPPAIGLLTGLVVGAGVGAVNGLMVTKLGISPLIATLATLSAGSGIAFAYSDGGNITPVPKVLTEVVSAKITGIPLLIPAVLVLVFLAHLALTRTTYGRSIYAVGGNKEAALLAGIRVDRVTMNAYIIAGLSAGMAGLLLTGRLASGSPRAGDGIELTVIAAVVIGGTSLFGGQGNIKGTLLGVLLIAMVSNAVNLLGIPSSYDRIVQGVVIFAAAALDVYRYKYVQKNLSRKRKIGPPPSKDADGTRAPQTTEAPA; this is translated from the coding sequence ATGCAGCCACAAACAGCCACCGGCTCGTCCGGTCCGGTTTCCGGGAAGGCTGGCCCCGGAAAATCCCACGACGATTCCCGTTCACGGCTTTCCGGCATCGGCGACTTCATAGGTGCGCAGGGCCTGCTGGTCGTCGTCCTGCTCTTCGGTGTACTGCTGACGTTCCTCAGCCCGGTATTCCTGACCACAGTCAACCTGGTAAATCTGTTCTACCAGTGCACGATCCTCGGTGTGTTCGCCATTGGCATGACCTTCGTGATCCTTACTGGCGGCATCGACGTTTCTGTAGGATCGACGGCTGCCCTGTCGTCGGTGCTGTCCATGGGCGTGATCGTCAACATGGATATGCCGCCGGCAATCGGACTACTGACCGGCCTCGTGGTTGGAGCCGGAGTCGGTGCCGTCAACGGACTGATGGTCACCAAGCTGGGGATATCCCCGTTGATCGCGACCCTGGCAACACTCTCCGCCGGGTCGGGAATCGCCTTCGCCTACTCCGACGGCGGCAACATCACACCTGTACCCAAGGTGCTCACCGAGGTGGTCAGCGCCAAAATCACAGGAATTCCCCTGCTCATACCGGCCGTTCTGGTGCTGGTGTTCCTGGCCCATCTGGCCCTGACCCGCACTACCTACGGACGCTCCATCTACGCCGTCGGCGGTAACAAGGAAGCTGCCCTGCTCGCAGGGATCCGGGTAGACCGCGTCACCATGAACGCCTACATCATCGCTGGTCTCTCGGCGGGCATGGCAGGGCTTCTGCTCACCGGCCGCCTGGCCTCAGGAAGCCCGAGGGCGGGCGACGGCATTGAGCTGACAGTCATCGCAGCTGTGGTCATCGGCGGAACAAGCCTCTTCGGCGGCCAAGGAAACATCAAGGGCACACTGCTCGGCGTGCTGTTGATCGCAATGGTTTCCAACGCCGTGAACCTGCTCGGAATCCCTTCCTCCTACGACCGGATTGTCCAAGGCGTGGTGATCTTCGCCGCAGCCGCCCTGGACGTCTACCGCTACAAGTACGTCCAAAAGAACCTGTCACGTAAACGCAAGATCGGACCGCCGCCGTCGAAAGACGCGGACGGCACTCGTGCACCGCAAACTACCGAAGCTCCGGCCTGA
- a CDS encoding sugar ABC transporter substrate-binding protein, which translates to MKTSPKLAVLAVVSAATIALTGCGAPSAAQESNDGTKTKKIAVLLYSQSFEFMVALGQGVKDKAEELGVEVTVLDAKGDSSTQISQIQDQLAQGVDGIVLSPNNSAELVPGVQMIHDAGKTVTTVDSVIPGDIADAAVAFDNEKAGKLGAEALAKLMEEKGTVLEYQGAKGAYHATLRGKGFSEGIQQFPGIKVIGRDAQWTADNALSLTVDNFTADSSINGLFSHNDEMVRGIVSGLSQINKDAPVGAENHIPLVGVDGTPLALERIRNGTQDATMDQNPFEMGALALQAQVDLLDGKQVPKMQLTDTKLITKENVDDPTLWGNIFKD; encoded by the coding sequence ATGAAGACCTCACCCAAACTGGCGGTTCTCGCGGTAGTTTCCGCCGCAACCATCGCCCTGACCGGCTGCGGTGCACCCAGCGCCGCACAGGAATCAAACGACGGAACAAAGACAAAGAAGATCGCCGTCTTGCTCTACAGCCAGAGTTTTGAATTCATGGTTGCCCTCGGGCAGGGCGTCAAGGATAAGGCGGAGGAGCTCGGCGTGGAGGTCACAGTCCTTGATGCCAAAGGCGATTCCAGCACCCAGATCAGCCAGATCCAGGATCAACTCGCCCAGGGTGTGGACGGCATTGTCCTCAGTCCGAACAACTCAGCTGAACTGGTTCCCGGAGTCCAGATGATCCATGATGCCGGAAAGACCGTCACCACCGTGGACTCGGTCATCCCGGGGGACATCGCCGACGCCGCCGTCGCCTTCGACAACGAAAAGGCCGGCAAACTCGGGGCTGAAGCCTTGGCCAAACTGATGGAAGAAAAGGGAACCGTTCTTGAATACCAAGGAGCCAAGGGCGCATACCACGCAACCCTGCGCGGCAAGGGTTTCAGCGAAGGTATCCAACAGTTCCCTGGTATCAAGGTCATCGGCCGTGACGCACAGTGGACTGCAGACAACGCACTGTCACTGACCGTCGATAACTTCACCGCCGACTCAAGTATCAACGGCCTCTTCAGCCACAACGACGAAATGGTGCGGGGAATCGTCTCCGGCCTCTCGCAGATCAACAAGGACGCCCCGGTCGGAGCAGAGAACCACATCCCGCTGGTTGGCGTCGACGGCACACCGCTCGCCCTGGAGCGCATCCGCAACGGTACCCAGGACGCGACGATGGACCAGAACCCGTTCGAGATGGGTGCACTGGCCCTTCAGGCCCAGGTTGACCTGCTTGACGGCAAGCAGGTGCCCAAGATGCAACTGACCGACACCAAGCTCATCACCAAAGAGAACGTCGATGACCCCACTCTCTGGGGCAACATCTTCAAGGACTAG